CGGTTCCTGCTGACATCCGGGCAAAGGGCGGGGTTGCGAGAATGGCTTCCCCTGAAAAGGTCGCCGAAATAATTTCCGCCGTGACAATTCCGGTCATGGCGAAGTGCAGGATCGGGCATTTTGCCGAAGCGCAGGTTTTGGAATCGCTTGGCGTCGACATGGTTGACGAAAGCGAAGTCCTCACGCCGGCGGACGAGGAAAGCCATATTGACAAGAAAAAGTTTGGTGTTCCATTCGTGTGCGGCTGCCGCAACATTGGTGAGGCTTTGAGGCGCATTGACGAGGGCGCGTCAATGATTCGCACCAAAGGCGAGCCTGGAACCGGAAATGTAGTGGAGGCAGTACGGCATTTGAAGCTTGTGAACCGGGAAATCGCGGAACTGAAAGAATTGTCCGGTGCGGAACTCAAAAGGAAGGCGAAGGAACTGCGCGTTCCGGTTGAGCTTGTGAAGGAAACGAAAAAGCTTGGCAGGCTGCCCGTCGTGAATTTTGCGGCCGGCGGCATTGCAACGCCGGCTGACGCGAGCCTCATGATGCAGTTGAAGGCTGACGGCATTTTTGTCGGCAGCGGAATCTTCAAGTCCTCGGACCCGGAAAAATTTGCCAAGGCGATTGTCGCGGCAACCCTCAACTTTTCTGACGCAAAAAAGGTTGCCGACGCGTCCCGCGGATTGGGCGAGGCCATGAAAGGCGAGGAAATTTCGCGGCTTGGCCTGAGAATGCAGGACAGGAGCACCTGAACGTTTTTCCGGGCTTTTTTGGTTTTTTGCCCGCAGGAACCTATTGGCTTTTTGGAAAGTGATTTTGTGCCGGAACCTAAAATTGCCGTCATCGGCGTGCAGGGCGCGGTCGAAGAGCACATCGATTGCCTGAACGCCTGCAATTCAAACGCAATCTGGGCCAGAAACGTTTCGGATCTTGAAGGCATTTCCGGCGCAATCATTCCGGGCGGCGAGTCGACCACAATCAACAAGCTCATGCTCGCAGGCGGAATGCATGCCAGATTGAAGGAAATGGCTTTGAATGGAATGCCGTTGCTCGGCACGTGCGCCGGCGCAATCCTTTTGGCGAAAGAGGGGGATTCGCAAACGCAAAAGACCGGCCAGGCATTGCTTGGCCTGATGGATTTCAAGGTCAACAGGAACGCTTTCGGCAGGCAGGCCGACAGCTTTGAAGCGAAAGTTCGGGTTCCGGAAATAGGAAAGCCGGATTTTCCAGGCGTGTTCATCCGCGCGCCCGCGGTCGAAGGCATTTCCGGCAGGGCGGAGGCGTTTGCAACGCTTGAAGGAAAGCCTGCCGGCGTGAGGCAGGGCAAAATGATTGCATTGGCATTCCACCCGGAGCTTTCAGGCGACCTGCGCATCCACTCGTTTTTCTGCGGGCTCGCCAAAAAATTCGCACAGGCCGATGGCAATGCCCGTGAAGCCAAAAATTTATAATAGGGGTTAATCGTATTCTTTTAGGTTTGCGTGTTGTCCAAAGCCGTTTATTTCAGCCAGCTTGCCGGCAAGGCCGTCAGCGACTCCAAGGGAAGGGCCATTGGCACGCTTAAAGACCTGGTCATGGTTGACGGCGAGCTGACCGCGCCCATTGTAGCGCTGGTCGTGAAATCAAACGGTTCAAGGAAAAAGATTCCATGGAAATTCGTTGAAAGCGTTGAACGGCAGGTTTTCCTTGAGGCCGAAAAGGACGGCGTGGAATTCGGGGATGTCGCCGAAACCGACCTTCTTGTCAATGAGGTTGTGATGGACCGCCAGATAATCGACGTGAACGGCGTGAAAATCCTGAAGGTCAATGACGTTTTGCTGTCAAAGTCCGGCGACCGGCTCGAGATAATAAGCGTTGATGTGGGGGCGGCGGGTTTTCTTCGCAGGCTCGGCATAAAGGCTTTTCCGCGCATTTTCGGCGGAAAAATCATTGGCGATTTTTTGATTCCGTGGAAGCATGTCGCGCCGCTTGAATTGAGTTCGGTTTCAAACATAAAGGTGAATGTCGAGGGCACAAAGCTCAACGAAGTGCATCCCGCGGACCTTGCTGATCTGCTCGAAGAGATGTCGCACAGCGAGCGCGCAATCGTTTTCAAGGCCATAAAGGACGAGCAGGCCGCCGATACGCTTGCCGAAGCCGCGCCGGACGTTGCAAAGTCGCTGTTCAAGTCCCTGACCCAGGCGAGAATCGCGCAAATTCTCAAAAAAATGGAGCCGGATGAGGCTGTTGATGTGCTGAGCCTTTTTCCGCATGAAACAGTTCTGAAAATCCTCAAGTCAATGGCCCCGGAAGAAGCCGCAAAGCTTTTGGGCCTGCTCTCTTTTCCGGATGAGGCCGCGGGTTCGCTCATGAACCCGAATGTGCTGTCCCTTGACAAGGATTTGACTGCGAAAAAGGCCATTTCAGTGCTTAGAACGAAAATGAGGGGCCTTGACAGGGCATATTACATTTATGTTGTGGACAAGAACAACAGGCTTTGCGGGATAACCTCGCTGAGGCGCCTGATAATAGCCGACCCTGACAGGAAACTTGGCGATTTCATGGGAAAGCGCGCCTATCGCGTCAAAACTTCGACGCCGGTCGAGAACATAACAAAGATAATCAACAAGTACGACCTCTTGTCCCTGCCTGTAGTTGACGACCAGAACCGGCTTGTCGGCGCGATAGCGATTGACGATGTCTTCGAGGAAATCGTGCCCGCAAGCCTGAAAAAAAGGCGTTATACTCACGTCCACGTCGGATGATTTTTTTTGTCGGCTGAAGGCTTTTTTTGGTGGCATCATGCCCGGATTTGACTGGAAAAAGATTGCGTTGCTGTTGGCGATTGTCGGCCCCGGCATAATCACTGCCGCTGTCGACAACGACGCGCCCGGCATTGCAACCTATTCGGTTGCCGGCGCAAACTTCGGCTTTTCATTCATGTGGACGCTTATTCCGATTGCGGTTATACTGATTATAATCCAGGAAATGAGCGCCAGGCTTGCGATTGTCACGGGAAAGGGCCTCGGCGACCTTATACGGGAGCAGTTCGGCCTCAAGCTGACTTTTTTCCTTATGCTCGGCCTTGTGCTCACGAACATTGCTAATACCATTGCACAGTTTGCTGGCATCAGCGCGTCCGCGGAAATTTTCGGTGTGAGCAAGTATGTCGCCGTTCCGCTTGCCGCGATTTTCGTCTGGATTCTCATAACCAAAGGCACTTACAAGTCGGTTGAAAAGGCGTTCCTGCTTGCAACCGTTTTTTACCTGACATATGTCGTGGTCGGCCTGACTGCAAAGCCGGACTGGAATGCCATAGTGCCGACGCTTTTCCAGCCGCAAATGCGGTTTGACATGGATTTCCTGCTCATGCTTACCGCGCTCGTCGGCACAACGATTGCGCCGTGGATGCAGTTTTACATCATGGCTGCGATTGTCGAAAAGGGAATCAGGAAGGAGGACCTGAAGTACACGAAGATTGACGTCGTGGCGGGCAGCATTATCACGCTCATAATCGCATTTTTCATCATAATGGTTACTGCAGTCGTCCTGCACTCCAACGGCATGAGGGTTGAAACAGCGGAGGATGCGGCCATGGCCCTTGCGCCTGTTGCAGGGGAATACGCTTCAAGGCTTTTTGCTTTCGGACTGCTTTCCGCCTCGCTTTTTGCCGCTGCGATTCTGCCTCTCGCCACGGCATTCTACCTGTCGGAGGCTTTCGGCTGGGAGCACGGCGTCGACAAGAAGTTTTCCGAGGCACCGTATTTTTACACGGCTTTCACTGCGACCATCGCGGTTAGCGCGCTTGTCATTATGCTGCCGGGCATACCGTTGATACCGCTCATGGTGGCATCGCAGGCAATGAACGGGCTGCTTCTGCCGGCAGTCCTGATCCTGATGCTGTTGCTTGTCAATGACAGGAAACTCATGGGCCCGTATGCCAATTCATGGAAGTCAAACCTTGTTGCGGGCCTGTGTTCGGCAATGCTCGTGCTCATGTCATTGTTCCTTGCCGCAAGCGTTTTTTTCAGGTGACTCCAAAAGCCGGGGAAAGGTTTTTTACCGGTTGCACAGCAGATCATATCTATGGCATCCGACTACGCTTTTTATTTGCAGTTGTTCGCATTGGCAATAGCTTTCCTTGCGGGATTTTTTATCGGAAGGCTGTCTATGGCGGTGCAGGTCGCCTCATTGAGGTCGGCGGCAAAACCCGGCAAGTGACCTCAGTCTTTTTGAAGGGTTTTTGTCACTGCCCAGTCCACAAGGTCCTCGGCAACGCCGAGCAGATGGCTTTTTATCCTCGCCTTGCCGTGGCCCTTCATGCCGGTCGCGTGGATTTCCGGCAGGCCATCCACAAGGTCTATGAATTGTGCGGCGCGCTCGACGTTCAGGCCGGTTTTTTCGCTCCCGGTTTCCTCAAACATTCCTTTCAGGCAGTCTATGACCGGCAGCAGCTGCCCAAGGTATTTCCTGTCGGATTTTTCAAGCAGGATTATGTGGTCGGCGGCGCTTTCAAGATTTTTGGAAACGCGTGAAATATAATGCAGGTCAATGGCCCTTATTTTCTGCTGCTGGCTGTCGGAAAGCGAGGAAATTATCGCCTTTTCTATCAGCACCTTTTTCCTGTCGATTTCCTCCTCGTGCTTTTCGATTATGTTCCGGTCGAAGCCTCCGGTCATAACCAAAACCATCGTCCTTATGCGCTGCACCATTGTGCGGAGCGTTGCAAGCGGGCTTTCAATGGTTATTGTCGACTCGCATGAAACCGAATTTTTTCCGATTTCAATGAGCTCTATGCCGAAAAGCCCTTTTTTTGAAAGCAGGCCTTCAAGCTTCGGCGGATTCCTGATTCGTATCCTGAAAGATTTCGCGGGGTTGACATAGCAGGCCATGACGAGCTTTTCAAGCGCGCCGATGCTGCATTTTTCCAGGTTTATTGAGATGCTGCGTGAAGGCCGTTCCGCGGCGCCAGAACTGATGATCAGCGAGCCGTCGGCCGATTCCTCGGCGGCTATTTTGGATGAAGCCCCCACGCCATGCTTCCTGCACCACGCCGTGGGCAGGTAAACATAGAACATGTTGCCGCTTTTCTGGACATTCCGGACCGGCATGAAAACCTAAATAGTTGCTAAATGTTAGCATTTATAATATTAGTTCCGTCTGGTTTTTGGCCTTTTTCCCGGCCCGGCGGACCCGTTCGTGCCCCCGACCACCACTTTGTCCACGAGCTTTTCGCGTTTTTCCTCTTCCCTTGCCGCCTGTTCGGGCATGGACTGGTGCGAATAGAAAACGCCCGCGCTCGTCGTGATATTGGTGAAAATTATTATCAGGAAAACAAGCTGGCTTATTTCCTGTGCATGGCCGTTGACATCAACGCCGATTGAAAGCGGATATGTCGCCAGCACCGCGGCGGCGAGGCCGCGCGCCATCAGCGACACTATCACGGTTTTGTCGGCTTCCAGCTGCCTGTTCAAAAAGATCAGAACCTTCGCCGCAATGAGCCTTGCCGAGCCGATGAGCACGACAAGGAATGCCGCAGCCAGCAGGGAAAATACCGTGAATGAGTTCAGGTCGGTTATTATGCCGAGATAGATGAAAAAGAACGTTTTAACGAAAAACGCTATTTCGGACTGGAAAAGCTTTATGTTGGCGTCGATTTCGATTTCCCGCATTTTGAGGAAGCCCATTATTTCCTTTGAATTGCCGAGGACCATGCCGAAGACCAGCGCCGCGACCGCGCCGTTTCCCTTGGCGTATTCAACGACAACGTAAATGGCGAAAAGGGTTGCGATTGTCAGCAGGTACTGGTATTCCTTTATGCTGCCATTGAAATCGCGCAGTATTTTCAGCCATGCTATGCCGGATACGGCGCCGACAAAGCCGGCTATCGCGAACGCCCCGAGAATAGACTGCATGACCACCTGGAAATCAATGCTCTTTGACACAATTATCTGGATAATCGTTATCGCGGCAATCACGCACAGAGCATCCGTTATGGTTGATTCAAGAGCCAGCATTGTCTTTGTTTCGTCCCTTGCAGTGGTTTTTTTCACTATTGGCACGATTATCGTGGAGCATGTGCCGCCTATTATCGCGCCGACAAGCAGGCCCACAAGTATGGGCCAGCCAAGGACGAAAAAGAATGCCGCGACAAACAGGAGCGTGATGACAAACGTCATGATGGTGAAAAGGGTTGCCCGGCTTATTTCCCTGAGGACATTCTGGAAATTCAGGTGAAGGCCGCCCTCAAAAAGCATTATTATGAGCGCCAGGGATGCGAAAAACGGCGTGATGTCGCGAAGGAAGGATATTGTTGCCTGGTCAAAAATGTTCAGCACCGGGCCCGCAAGCAGCCCTATTGCCAAAAGCAGTATGAAATCCGATACCCTGGTCCGTTTGAAAATTATCTGCCCGAAAAAACCCGAAAGGATTATTATCGAAATGAAAAGGAACGAAGTTATGACATCAACCATGCGAATCTCTCCGGGCAATATCTAATAGTGGTTCCAGGATTAAAATTTTCTGGTTAAAGCGGCTCCAACTGCATTTCCTTTGCCGTCCGGCCAGGCCCTACAATCACTTCCGAAACAAGCCCGTTTTTGCTGTCTGCATTCACGGGAACCCCGGATTTCTGGCGCGAATTCAGGTAAAACACCCCGGCCATCGCGACGACATTTGTCAGGATTATTGCGATGAAAGTCAGGCGGATTATGGCAGGGCCGAATTCCCCCAAATCGACTCCGGCGGAAACTACGTATGTTGCCAGCACGGCAGTGGCGAGGCCGCGCGCCATCAGCGACACTATCGCAGTCTTGTCCGCCTGCAGTTCCCTGTTGAACCGGGCAACAACCTCTGTCGCGGCAACCCTCGCCAGCACCAGGAACACGACGATTGAAACGCCGAGGGCAATCAAAAGCGGCGTAAACTCGCCGGGGTCGATTATTATTCCAAGGTAGACGAAAAAAAACGTTTTGATGAAAAACGCTATTTCGGACTGGAAAAGCTTTATGTTGGCATCAATCACTGTTTCCTTCATGCCCAATGCGGCGGTTATTTCCCTGGAATTGCCGAGAATCAGGCCAAAAACCAAAACCGCTATCGGGCCGTTGCCCTTGGCGTATTCTGCAAAGAAATAGAGGACGAAAAGAACTGAAATTGTCAGCAGATACTGGTATGGTTTCACTGTTTCCCTGTGGTCGCGCAGTATTTTCAGCCAAAAAATGCCTGCATAGGCGCCGAGAAACGCGGCAACCGCGAAAGCCGCAAGTATTCCCTGGAATATGCCCTGCACGTCAAGGCTCCTTGAAACCATTATCTCCAGTATGGCTATCGCCGAAACAAGGCAGAATGCGTCGTTTATAGTGGACTCCAGAAAAATCATAGTCTTTGTTTCATTGGATGCGCGCAGGCCCTTCAGCATCGGAATTATTATTTCCGCGCTCGTTCCCCCGAGCACCGCGCCAACCAGAAGGCTCACAAGCAGAGGCCAGCCGAAAGCCGACAGTATGCCGGCGACCAAAAAAAGCGTGAAAACGAAAACAAGGAAAGTGAAAAGCGTCGCCCTGCCTATTTCGCGCAGAACCTGCCTGAAGTTGAGGCCCATGCCGCCTTCAAACAGCATGAAAATCAGCGCGAGAGAGGCGAAAAACGGCGCAATGCCCCTCAAAAAGATTACTGTCGCATTGTCAAAAAAATGGAGCACGGGGCCGAGCAGAAGGCCGATTGCCATGAGCAGGAGAAAGTCCGAAATGCCGGTCCGCCGGAAAAACGCCTGGGCAAAAAAACCCGAAAAAATCACCAATGCGAGGAAAAAGAACGCGGTTAAAACGTCGGTCATTCCATACCAGCCTCAAATCAGCGCTGTTTGCCCGTAAACGAACAGGGCGACAAACGCAATATACCCCAAAATCAGCAGGACGCCTTCCCTTTTTCCGAAGCTTCGCTTTACCTGCAGGAAATACAGCAGGCTGATGTTCGCTATCACCGAAAACACTATGAGACGCATGTAATTCGAGACCGCGTAAACCGGCGCTATCAGCAGGGATATTCCCAAAACAAGCGAGAGATTGACTATGCAGCTTCCTATGACATTGCCCACCGCCAGAGAATAATGTTTTTCCCTGACCGAGAGTATGCTGATGGAAAGTTCCGGCAGGGTTGTGCCGACTGCAATCAGCGTTGCGCCGATGAGCGTCTGGGAAAGGCCGGCAATTTTTGAAATTTCAATCGTGGAATTCACCGCAATCTGGGCGCCCAGTATGACCGCCGCTGTCGAGACCGTGAACAGCAAAAGCTCCTTCGGAAGGCCGCGGCCATGGAATTTTTTGGGTTCCTCGACCTCGATTTTGTGCTTTTTCGTAAGCGTGGTGAAAACGTAAAACAGGAAAATTATTATGAAAAAAATGCCCGTCCACCTTCCCGGATTATACAGCAGAAGAAGCAGGGACATAAGCGACGTTCCCAGCAGGATGAGCGTGAGATTGCGCAGGGTTTCGGGGTTTATCACAATCGTGGCAAAAATCGCGGTTGCGCCCAGGACAAGGGCAACGTCTGCAATGTTGGCGCCGAAAACTGTTCCGAATGCGAGGTCGGAACCGTGATTGACCGACGCAATCACGGAAACGACAAGTTCCGGAAGCGATGTTGAAAGCGAAACCAGCAGGAAGCCAATCGTAAGCTCGCTCACGTGTATCCGCGCGGCTAGCTGTACGGCATACTTTATGACAAACTGCGATGCCTTGTAGATTACCGCAAGCGAGCCGGCGAGCAGCAGCAGGTTCAAAATCAGTGGGCTTAAGGGCATTTTAACCGCCATGCGTTCTGGTCTTTTATTTTAAGTGTTTTGTGATTAATAATGTTTCTTGCAATGCAGCCCGAAAAGCCACATGGAAGCATGCGCGCAGCCCCTGCCATGCAGGTGCCGCGGCGTTTTCTTTCCGCAAACATGGAATTCGCTCTCGTTCTGGCGTTCTTCGCGGTTTTCGCCCTGCTGTTCTTCAAGCCGACAATTTCATCGGGCGACCCGTACGGCTACTTTGCCGTTCTGCAGGGCATTGCAAGGGATGGAACGCTTGATTTTCAAAAACAGCACGATTTTGCGCAATCCATGGGCCAGACTACCTTGCAATTCAACGAAACCACGAAAAAATTCGTTTCAAAGTTTGCCTTCGGCTGGCCGCTCATTGCCCTGCCAGCCTACCTTGTCGCATTGTTCCTTTCAAACTTCTGGATTTTCCATGTCAAGGATGCGTTTTTCATGCAAACCGCTGGCGCCCTGCTAGTGGAACAGCTTGCAGTGACGCTCACAACGCTTGCATTGTTTTTCTCGACCCTGCTGCTGGTTTATCTTTCGCTCAAAAAACTGGGCTTCGGAAAAAGGCTGTCCGCATTCTCGGTTTTTGCCGCGGGCATTTCAACGCCGATCCTGCTGTATTACTCTTTCCTCGCAAGCTCGCCGCACGTTGCAGAGGCGTTCCTGTTTTCGCTCGTGATTTTCATTTCGGTTTCAGGAAAACTCGAAGCCAAGAAGCCGGCAATGCTGTCGGGATTTTTTCTTGGCCTGCTCGCCGCAGTAAGGTATCCGGGCATTCTTTGCGCGGCATTCTTTTTAGGTGAAAAACCCAAAACCCTTGCAAGAATTTTTTTGGGCGCAGTGCCCATGCTCCTGCTCCTTGCATTGTACCAGCAGGCGCAGTTCGGAAGCATTTTTTCCACGGGCTACACTTCGGACCCGGCAGGCTTTTCCGCATTTCCCGCCTTCGCCATTCCGATGATTTTTGACAGGGATTTCGGAATACTGTTCTGGTCGCCCATGCTCCTGTTCGGGTTTGCGGGCCTGTTCTTGCTTGAAGACAAGAACATTGCAAAAAAACTGCTCGCGTCATTTCTGGCAGTCTTCCTGTTTTACGCCTTTTGGCCGAGCTGGAACGCTGGCTGGAGCTACGGCAACAGGTTCCTGGTCGTGCTGTTTCCCGCCATCGCAATAGGCATTGCCGCCCTGCTGAAAAAATATTCAAAAATGCGTTCCGTTGTCTGCCTGCTGTGCATTTATTCCCTGCTTGTTGCACTGCTTTTCATCGCCTCAAGCGGGCACATCGAGCCGAACTTCTTTTCACGCCAGGCGGATTTCTGGTTTGCGCAGGGAAAAATCTTGAGCCTGCCGCAGATGCTGTTCGAAAAGCTCAGCGTTGTGCGGTTCTTTCTGGAAAAATAGCGTTGCCTTGAAAAATTACTTGCTTATGGCATTCTGCCTCAGCAGATGGTCTGCCAGAACAATTGCAACCATTGCCTCTGCAATAGGCCCGGCGCGCGGCGCAACGCACGGGTCGTGCCTGCCGAGAACTGAGATTTTTGCGTTCCTTCCCATGTCGTCGACTGTCGACTGCGCTTTTGCAATCGAGGACGGCGGCTTTACCACAAACCTCAAAACAATGTCCTGCCCGGTTGAAATGCCGCCGAGAATGCCGCCGGCATTGTTGGACTTGAATGAAACCTTTCCGCCTTTCATTTCAATCGCGTCGTTGCATTCGCTGCCCTTAAGCCTTGCGGCCCCGAAGCCCACGCCAATTTCCACGCCTTTCACGGCAGGCAAGGACATTATGGCTTTTGCCAGTTCCGCTTCAAGCTTGTCGAAGACCGGCTCGCCCAGCCCTGCGGGCGGCTTTTTCACCACGACTTCGATTATTCCGCCGACGCTGTCGCCCTCAGCCTTTGCCTTCACAATCGCGCGTTCCATGGCCTTTGCGGCTTTCCTGTCAGCACAACGCACAATGTTTTTTTCAATTTCTTTTTCCGAAAAAGATTTTGCGCGGACGCCCGCAATTTCCATTGTGTGCGAAATTATCCTTGTGCCGCGGGATGCGAGGATTTTTTTCGCTATCGCGCCGGCTGCGACCCTTGCAACGGTTTCGCGCGCGGAAGCCCTTCCCCCGCCCCTGTAATCCCGTATCCCGAATTTCTGCGAGTAAGTCAGGTCGGCATGGCCCGGCCTGAACAGGTTTTTCGTTTCCTCGTATTTTGAGGAATCAACATCAAGGTTTTCGATTACCAGCGCTATGGGCGTGCCAATGGTTTTGCCCCGGAAAACCCCTGAAAGGATTTTCATCCGGTCCGGCTCTTTTCTGGGCGTCGTTACTCTGCTCTGGCCGGGCCTGCGCCGGTCGAGTTCCTTCTGAATGTCCGCTTCGCTTACGCTTATCTTCGGCGGGCAGCCGTCGACTATGACGCCCAAAGCAGTGCCATGGCTCTCCCCAAAAGTCGTTATCCTGAAAAGTTGTCCGAAAGAATTTCCCGCCATAAAAACCACTTTTTCAATGCCCCAATGCGGACAAAAGCGCCTTTTCCATTTCGCCTGCAGGCGCCTTTTTCTCCGTGAACAGTTCGAATGCCGCGATCGCCTGGCCCAAAAGCATTTCGGTCCCGCCAATCGTTTCAATGCCTTTAATTTTAGCCATTTTCAACAGCCTCGTTTCCACGGGATTGTAAACTATGTCGAATACAATTAGCTTCTTGTTGTTTAATAATTTTTCCAACACGCCTTCCGGCAGCGGAAGCTCTTTTTCATTCGGATGCATGCCTGCCGGGCTTGCATTCACAAGAATGTCAAACATGTCGAGCTGCAGCCCGCCGATTGTTTCAGGGGAAACGCTTTTCGCGCCGGCTTTTTTTGCAAGCGCCTCGGCCTTTTTCGCGTCGCGGTCGACAACAAAAACGCCTGCCTTCTTTTCCGAAAGGCCGGCGGCAATCGCGCTTCCCGCCCCGCCGCAGCCGACAAGCAAAACCTTTTTTCCCGACAGGGCGGTTCTTTTTTCAAGGCAGCCGATTGCACCGAGCACGTCGGTATTGTAGCCTTTCAGCTTTCCGTCCGCGTTTACGATCGTGTTGATTGCGCCGCATTTTCCTGCCAGCGGGTCGAGTTCGTCAACAAGGCCGAACGCCAGCTGTTTCAAGGGCATTGTCACGTTGTAGCCGCGAACCCCCAAAGCCCTCATCGCATCGATTGCCGCCTTTGCTTCGGTTGTTTCGAATGACAAATAAACAAAATTCAGGTTCTCCGCCCTGAAGCCTGCATTGTGCATTGCAGGGCTGAGGGAATGCCCTATCGGCGAACCTATAAGAGCGCAGATTTGTGTCCTGGAATCCATCTTGAACCCGCCTTCAAAGTGTCTTTTCAAGTATCCCGCGCAGGTCCTGCCTTGAAATGGGCCGCACATTCCTGCGTTTCAGCATTCCCTTCATCGCATCATCCAGAATTATGTCGAAGTTGCGTTCGCTTATGCCTGAGGCCGAGAGCCTTGCATCCGTTCCGACATTGCGGGAAATTTTGGCTATTCTTGAAACGCCTTCCTCCGCCGACTTTTTTCCAAGGGCACCGGCGAGCATTGCAAACTTTTCTTTTTGCGCGGGAAGATTGAGCGCCATGACGTGCGGAAGCATGACCGCATTTATGAGGCCGTGCGTCATACTGAACTTTCCCCCGATGGAATGTGCGAAGGCATGGCAGGCGCCGGTGCCGGCATTGCTTATGGCCATTCCCGCAAGCACGCTTGCCAAAGCCATCCTTTCACGCGCTTCGAGGTTTTTGCCGTCGGAAAAAGCGGTTTCCAGGGAAACGTTCGCAAGCCTTACCGATTCCAGGGCAAACAGGTCCGTCACCGGCGAAGCACCGCCGGAAACAAACGCCTCGATTGCATGCGTGAGCACATCCATTCCCGATTCGGCTGTAACCGACGGGGGGCATGAAACAGTCAGCAGTGGGTCGACTACGGCGACTGCGGGAAACATCCGGTTGCTGCGCAATGCAAGCTTCTCATGGCTTGTGGGATCCTTGAATACGGCGGCCCGCGTGACTTCGCTTCCGCTTCCGGCTGTCGTGGGAACGGCCATGAACGGCAGGCCCTTCTTTGCGAAATCCTTTTCCACGTGGTCGATGGCGCTGCCTTTGTTTGTGGCAAGAATTGCCGCGGTTTTCGCCGTGTCAAGCACGCTGCCGCCGCCCAAACCGACAACCAAATCCGCTTTTTCCTTCCTTGCGAATGCAGCGGCCGCATCGCATGTTTCGAGCGACGGCTCGCCGGAAACGCCGTCGAATACCACAACCCCTGTTTTGCCGTTAACGGCGCGAATGCTTTCAAGCAGCGCGTCAACGTAACCCAGCCTTTTCATCGAACTTCCGCTTGTCACGAGCAGGATTTTTTCCGGCCCGAACGCCGAAGCAATCCTTCCGGTTTCGGAAATCGCATTGTTTCCGAAAACTATCCTGACGGGAAACCCGAACTCGAATTTTTGCAGCAGTTCTTTTGCCATAATAATCCCGACAATCAATTCCATTCAACTATCCTCAAATGCCCTCATTTCGTCGACCGACAGCTGGCCGGGCGCGGATTCCTTTCCAGTGCGCAGGCTCGCAAACGAGAATTCCGCGCCGAGCTGCGGCGAGGAAACCCTGCTGATTGTTCCAAGCGGGCCCATGCAGAATGCCACGATTTTCACGCCCTTCGACTTTGCGGCCTGCACCAATGCAAGAATGGTTTTGTTGTCTTCCTCGGACTTTGCCGCAGTAACAATCTTCACAACGGCCGGCCTGAGTGCGGACATCCGGTCAAGCAGCCTTTCAAGCTCTTCAAGCGCAGGCGTTCCGGAAAAGGAATGGTAAGACAAAATGACTTTCGCTTTTCCCTTTGCCTTCAAAATCTTTTCGAGGAGTTTTTTTTCAGAATGGAATTCGATGTCGACAAAATCCGCGCCAAGCCTGGCCGCATTCTCCAGCACGCCAACTCTTTTCGTTTCGTCGCCTTCGAATTTTCCTCCTTCGGCTCTTTTCCTGTTCGTCGCAATCACCGGCTTTTTGCACGCTTTCAAGAGCCTCTTCAAATCCGCCTCCGAAAGCCGTTCCATGAAATCCAGCCTCAGCTCAA
The sequence above is drawn from the Candidatus Diapherotrites archaeon genome and encodes:
- the aroD gene encoding type I 3-dehydroquinate dehydratase, which gives rise to MKICVPIVSGNVKDCISDIKEANAKADLIELRLDFMERLSEADLKRLLKACKKPVIATNRKRAEGGKFEGDETKRVGVLENAARLGADFVDIEFHSEKKLLEKILKAKGKAKVILSYHSFSGTPALEELERLLDRMSALRPAVVKIVTAAKSEEDNKTILALVQAAKSKGVKIVAFCMGPLGTISRVSSPQLGAEFSFASLRTGKESAPGQLSVDEMRAFEDS